A genomic window from Rhizobium sp. EC-SD404 includes:
- a CDS encoding mannitol dehydrogenase family protein, producing MSGPDATPRLAALSDVDGRARLPTYRPEDHGTGIVHLGLGAFHRAHQAVATDDALAAKGGDWRICGVSLRSTALAEALAPQNGLYTLIERGTDGTRARVIGSLSRVIANDPAATLTALCDPAVKIVTLTVTEKGYGIDRANGGHDPSHPAVAADLKSPETPSGVLGLLTAALKARRDAGIAPFTVLSCDNLPENGRLLRSGVIGFAGALDTELADFIAAKVAFPSSMVDRITPAATDQTLADAAEATGCVDLAAVETEQFSQWVIEDHFPQGRPAWEAGGAIFVADVTPFERAKLTMLNGTHSMLAYAGFLSGRQLVRDVMGDPALAALVRRHLQDAGQILPPLPGFDVQAYATALEDRFRNPAIAHATYQIAMDGTEKLPQRIFAPAIVALDAGQPMRPFAFATAAWMRYTLGVSDAGEPYALRDPREDEIKQQVQSVPRDADAIRSSLSALPNFIPSQLARSEVWNDAVDDCLDTILTQGMAAAVLAEAHR from the coding sequence ATGAGCGGTCCGGACGCGACGCCGCGGCTTGCCGCATTGTCCGACGTTGATGGACGGGCGCGGCTTCCCACTTACCGGCCGGAGGATCACGGCACCGGAATCGTCCATCTCGGACTTGGCGCCTTTCACCGGGCGCATCAGGCTGTCGCGACCGACGACGCGCTCGCGGCGAAAGGCGGTGACTGGCGCATCTGCGGCGTCAGCTTGCGCAGCACTGCGCTCGCGGAAGCGCTGGCGCCGCAGAACGGCCTTTACACGCTGATCGAACGTGGCACCGACGGCACCCGCGCCCGTGTGATCGGATCGCTGTCGCGTGTCATCGCCAACGATCCCGCCGCGACGCTCACGGCACTATGCGACCCGGCCGTGAAGATCGTGACCCTGACGGTGACCGAAAAGGGCTACGGTATCGACCGCGCCAATGGCGGACATGACCCCTCGCATCCGGCCGTCGCGGCGGACCTCAAGTCGCCGGAAACCCCGTCGGGCGTTCTGGGCCTGCTGACCGCCGCCCTCAAGGCGCGACGCGATGCCGGTATCGCTCCATTCACAGTTCTTTCCTGTGACAATCTTCCGGAAAACGGACGACTCCTGCGCAGTGGCGTCATCGGCTTCGCCGGCGCCCTGGACACGGAACTTGCGGACTTCATCGCCGCGAAAGTGGCGTTTCCATCGTCGATGGTGGATCGCATCACGCCGGCCGCAACCGACCAGACGCTGGCCGATGCGGCGGAGGCGACGGGCTGCGTCGACCTTGCCGCGGTGGAGACCGAACAGTTCAGCCAGTGGGTTATCGAGGATCATTTTCCGCAGGGCCGACCCGCTTGGGAAGCCGGTGGTGCGATCTTCGTCGCGGATGTGACGCCGTTCGAGCGGGCCAAGCTCACCATGCTCAACGGCACCCATTCGATGCTGGCATATGCGGGGTTTCTCTCCGGTCGCCAGCTCGTCCGCGACGTGATGGGCGACCCGGCTCTGGCGGCGCTCGTAAGGCGACATCTGCAAGATGCCGGCCAGATTCTGCCGCCCTTGCCGGGCTTCGACGTGCAGGCTTATGCCACCGCGCTCGAGGACCGTTTTCGCAATCCGGCAATTGCCCATGCGACCTATCAGATCGCGATGGACGGCACCGAGAAACTGCCGCAGCGGATCTTCGCGCCGGCAATCGTCGCTCTCGATGCCGGGCAGCCGATGCGCCCCTTCGCATTCGCGACTGCGGCGTGGATGCGCTACACGCTGGGTGTCAGCGACGCCGGTGAGCCCTATGCGCTGCGCGATCCGCGCGAAGACGAGATCAAGCAGCAGGTTCAATCCGTGCCGCGAGACGCTGACGCCATCCGCTCGTCATTGAGTGCGCTTCCCAACTTCATACCATCGCAGCTTGCGCGATCCGAAGTATGGAACGATGCGGTAGACGATTGCCTCGACACCATCCTGACTCAGGGCATGGCTGCCGCAGTTCTCGCAGAGGCGCACCGATGA
- a CDS encoding TetR/AcrR family transcriptional regulator produces MDAKHRLLQAAETLFDQHGYMAVGMDRLTEAAEMSTRTLYKHAGSKAELMAAVLIERDRRFTNQTEVMSVDAFFTALKDWIELEGARGCLFLRAYSETGGETPEIADTVMAHKTAFTARLREIVAADLGRDDPALAEQVLVLFEGAIHAAVYRGPESISAAQAAAAVLIDKARS; encoded by the coding sequence ATGGACGCGAAACACCGCCTTCTCCAGGCTGCAGAGACGCTCTTCGACCAGCATGGCTACATGGCCGTCGGGATGGACCGGCTGACCGAAGCCGCCGAGATGTCCACGCGAACGCTCTACAAGCATGCGGGCAGCAAGGCGGAGCTCATGGCCGCGGTGCTCATCGAACGGGACCGCCGCTTCACGAACCAAACCGAGGTCATGAGCGTCGATGCGTTCTTCACCGCGCTCAAAGACTGGATCGAGTTGGAGGGCGCGCGCGGGTGCCTCTTCCTTCGTGCCTACAGCGAGACCGGTGGGGAAACGCCGGAAATCGCCGACACCGTCATGGCGCACAAGACAGCATTCACCGCCCGCCTGCGGGAGATCGTTGCAGCGGACCTCGGACGGGATGATCCGGCGCTTGCCGAGCAGGTGCTCGTTCTCTTCGAAGGGGCCATCCATGCGGCAGTCTACCGAGGGCCCGAATCCATTTCGGCTGCACAGGCAGCGGCTGCTGTCCTCATCGACAAGGCGCGGTCGTGA
- a CDS encoding sugar kinase has translation MSSKLFLAIGEPMVELSGAGTGDADLWRMGFAGDVLNTLWYTRAALPADGAGGWRTALLTRLGSDPFSSKLRGFLTHNGIDTAFVQTDEQRGVGLYAISLSENGERSFSYWRSHSAARRLADDRKALSGAIAAADVVYFSGITMAILPDEGRQNLLEEIGAAQGRGQRIVFDPNIRRRLWDDVETMKHWLTQAMAVASIGLPSFDDEADLWGDTTLDNCLSRWQEAGCGEVVVKNGGGDMIAAETGQPVERLTVERQKPVDTTGAGDAFNAGYIAARLDGRSTRQAMLDGHAMASRVIAVPGALMPMTQLR, from the coding sequence ATGAGTTCGAAACTGTTTCTCGCCATCGGCGAGCCGATGGTGGAGCTGAGCGGCGCCGGCACGGGCGATGCCGATCTCTGGCGGATGGGCTTTGCCGGGGACGTTCTCAATACGCTCTGGTACACGCGTGCCGCTCTTCCCGCGGACGGCGCCGGCGGTTGGCGCACGGCACTTCTCACGCGTCTTGGCAGCGACCCGTTCTCGTCGAAACTGCGCGGCTTTCTTACGCATAACGGGATCGACACCGCGTTCGTCCAGACCGACGAGCAGCGCGGCGTCGGCCTCTATGCCATCAGCCTCTCAGAGAATGGCGAGCGCAGTTTCTCCTATTGGCGGTCGCATTCGGCCGCGCGGCGGCTGGCGGATGATCGCAAGGCGCTTTCGGGCGCGATCGCAGCTGCAGATGTCGTCTATTTTTCCGGCATCACGATGGCCATCCTGCCGGACGAGGGACGCCAAAACCTGCTTGAGGAAATTGGCGCTGCGCAGGGACGCGGCCAGCGCATCGTCTTCGATCCCAATATCCGTCGCCGCTTGTGGGACGATGTCGAGACCATGAAGCACTGGCTCACGCAGGCCATGGCAGTCGCTTCGATCGGACTGCCGAGCTTCGACGACGAAGCCGATCTCTGGGGCGACACGACTTTGGACAACTGCCTTTCGCGCTGGCAGGAAGCCGGCTGCGGCGAAGTGGTCGTCAAGAACGGCGGTGGCGACATGATCGCCGCCGAGACCGGACAACCGGTTGAGCGGCTCACGGTCGAGCGCCAGAAACCCGTCGATACCACGGGTGCCGGCGATGCGTTCAACGCGGGCTACATCGCTGCCCGGCTGGATGGGAGAAGCACGCGTCAGGCCATGCTCGACGGTCACGCAATGGCGAGCCGGGTGATCGCCGTGCCCGGTGCACTGATGCCGATGACGCAACTCCGCTGA